One stretch of Clostridia bacterium DNA includes these proteins:
- a CDS encoding glycoside hydrolase: protein MMRTNKVAVLALLVSSACCAVAAENKPLIRDYASAVISAPPDSLKVNPFYKKYADASGIAILSSDKVPDTALLVARDIVIHMLSNRPDIRGAMVAERWRVGVMAQTELTTDIPEHRDLKKPRIEQVTEGERARYDVIAKMTDKQYWDKRARGLGGNPTTCAEENILGYPETRYFGENILVHEFSHAIHQGIDKADRQLSADIKQAYRDAMALGLWKNSYGATNPAEYWAEGTQFWFHSNYEYVDGDRRINSPLDLLRYDPKLYELLGRVYPDHKIVVDVYQGKELKPPASHKPGAQNVLQ, encoded by the coding sequence ATGATGCGTACAAATAAAGTTGCTGTACTGGCACTACTCGTTAGCTCGGCATGCTGTGCGGTCGCGGCCGAAAACAAGCCGTTGATTCGTGATTACGCCTCCGCGGTCATCAGCGCCCCACCGGATTCGCTGAAAGTTAATCCCTTCTACAAGAAGTACGCGGATGCTTCAGGGATCGCAATACTTAGCTCCGACAAGGTCCCCGACACTGCCCTGCTGGTAGCGCGGGACATCGTGATCCACATGCTTTCCAATCGGCCTGACATCCGCGGTGCGATGGTGGCGGAACGGTGGCGCGTCGGCGTCATGGCGCAAACCGAGTTGACGACCGACATCCCTGAGCATCGCGACCTGAAAAAGCCCAGGATCGAACAAGTCACCGAGGGGGAACGTGCCCGCTACGATGTCATTGCCAAAATGACGGACAAGCAGTACTGGGACAAACGGGCGCGCGGGCTTGGTGGCAATCCAACGACGTGTGCCGAAGAGAACATACTGGGCTATCCGGAGACACGTTACTTCGGCGAGAACATCCTTGTTCACGAGTTCTCACACGCTATACACCAGGGCATCGACAAGGCCGACCGCCAACTCAGCGCAGATATTAAGCAGGCATACCGTGACGCGATGGCGCTTGGCTTATGGAAGAATTCGTATGGCGCGACCAATCCGGCTGAGTACTGGGCAGAGGGAACGCAGTTCTGGTTTCATTCCAACTACGAATATGTAGATGGCGATCGTCGCATTAATTCGCCGTTGGACCTGCTCCGCTACGATCCCAAGCTCTATGAGTTACTCGGACGCGTTTATCCGGATCACAAGATTGTGGTCGATGTCTACCAAGGCAAGGAACTCAAACCGCCTGCTAGCCACAAGCCAGGCGCGCAAAACGTTCTGCAGTAA
- the araA gene encoding L-arabinose isomerase encodes MDFKARELWFVTGSQHLYGPEALEKVAGHSREIARTLSESAAIPVKTVFKPVMTTPEAIYELCLEANASKNCVGLITWMHTFSPAKMWIAGLSSLNKPFAHLHTQFNRELPWSTMDMDFMNLNQSAHGDREFGFGVSRMRMQRKVIVGFWQDADVHEELGAWARAACAWHDSKSLKVARFGDNMRNVAVTEGDKVEAQIKLGYTVSGFGMGDLTAYIRKVTDAETDKLVSEYEGAYTVAASLRKGGEKHSSLREAARVEVGLRAFLDNGGFKAFTDTFEDLHGLQQLPGIAVQRLMDDGYGFGAEGDWKTAALVRSMKVMSAGLNGGTSFMEDYTYDMRDGGKALGSHMLEVCPSIAEGKPSAEIHPLSIGGKEDPVRLVFTAGSGPALNASVVDMGDHFRMIVNTVNVIPPEPLPHLPVARAVWVPEPNLKVAAGAWILAGGAHHTGFSQALTAEHMEDFAEMAGMEYLLIDENTSLREFKKELRWNDLYYRWSH; translated from the coding sequence ATGGATTTCAAAGCAAGGGAACTTTGGTTTGTCACTGGAAGCCAGCACCTTTACGGTCCCGAGGCGCTGGAGAAAGTGGCTGGGCACTCACGTGAGATTGCCCGCACTCTCTCTGAGTCGGCCGCAATTCCGGTAAAGACGGTATTTAAGCCGGTGATGACGACGCCGGAAGCCATCTACGAGCTTTGCCTGGAAGCGAACGCCTCCAAGAACTGCGTCGGGCTCATCACCTGGATGCACACATTCTCTCCAGCGAAAATGTGGATTGCCGGGTTGAGTTCACTGAATAAGCCCTTCGCACATCTTCACACGCAATTCAACAGGGAACTGCCGTGGTCCACGATGGACATGGACTTCATGAACCTGAACCAGTCGGCGCACGGCGATCGCGAGTTTGGATTCGGCGTTAGCCGCATGAGAATGCAGCGCAAAGTTATTGTCGGGTTCTGGCAGGACGCAGATGTTCATGAGGAACTCGGCGCGTGGGCGAGGGCGGCCTGCGCCTGGCATGACTCGAAAAGCCTGAAAGTGGCGCGCTTTGGCGACAATATGCGTAATGTTGCCGTAACCGAAGGCGACAAGGTCGAAGCCCAGATCAAGTTGGGCTACACCGTGAGCGGGTTCGGAATGGGTGACCTCACGGCGTACATACGCAAGGTGACCGATGCCGAAACTGACAAGCTGGTATCGGAGTATGAAGGTGCATACACGGTTGCCGCATCGCTGCGCAAAGGCGGCGAAAAGCATTCTTCGCTGCGCGAGGCTGCACGGGTGGAAGTGGGACTCCGGGCATTTCTCGACAATGGCGGATTCAAGGCTTTCACCGATACCTTTGAGGACCTGCACGGCCTGCAGCAGCTCCCGGGCATCGCCGTCCAGCGATTGATGGACGATGGCTACGGCTTCGGCGCCGAAGGCGATTGGAAGACGGCCGCCCTTGTGCGCTCGATGAAAGTCATGAGTGCCGGCCTGAATGGTGGCACGTCGTTCATGGAGGACTACACCTACGACATGCGCGATGGCGGAAAGGCCCTTGGCTCGCACATGTTGGAAGTTTGTCCCTCGATAGCCGAAGGGAAACCTTCTGCCGAAATTCATCCATTGTCGATTGGCGGCAAGGAGGACCCGGTTCGGTTGGTGTTCACGGCGGGCAGTGGTCCGGCGTTGAACGCTTCCGTCGTGGATATGGGGGACCATTTCCGCATGATTGTGAATACGGTCAACGTGATTCCGCCCGAGCCGCTGCCTCATCTGCCAGTAGCCCGCGCCGTGTGGGTGCCGGAACCGAATCTGAAGGTCGCGGCGGGTGCGTGGATCCTGGCCGGAGGTGCACATCATACCGGCTTCAGCCAAGCCTTGACAGCCGAGCACATGGAAGATTTCGCCGAGATGGCAGGGATGGAATATTTGCTAATCGACGAGAACACGAGCTTGCGCGAATTCAAGAAAGAGCTCCGTTGGAACGACCTGTACTACCGCTGGTCGCATTAG
- a CDS encoding DUF5695 domain-containing protein, giving the protein MNARRSVLGAAFVLLLLVTVADSSQVAQHTIQKGDIRFAYDDRGVSALAHPNDPYGAAVTIPERYLGLTVRYSVGGGEWKDLDVQHFRSDASPQAGVVRYTTLPGTPLKVVQTFKTDGKALDWNIDVHAVGNSAVRVGDVAIEVPVKRPSGEEPKEIFERGFLGHQFISGDGSFLYFVRASGAPPFLIVTPHPGTRLEYFDTAQRRTRYYIHSGLSGGNEQRGTWRQAHTFLELRPSGAKNSTAHYGFRFRWAKSYDELREILYDEGLFDIRAMPGMSIPEDLSARISLHTKARIESIEAEFPQQTKITSLGERLPGHHLYEFSFKRLGENKLTIHHDGGRKTYLEYFVTEPIETLIKKRSAFLIGRQQIRDGSKWWNGVFAPYDMKNKVLRTPEDPDIFKGRMSYVLTCDDPGLSKAPYIAAKNVAYPDQGEIEALEYYLEHFVWGKLQRTGEETPYPYGVYGTPDWYTNRDPERRAKISKTNLDKVHVWRSYDYPHIVMLYYHMYEIAKKYPHMSKYLDAAGYLQRAYQTARAFYTYPYELMPDYYETSKWGLYNELIVLKLAAALEREGFSGQASWLGSEWEKKVKYFVYDDPYPFRSEYAFDRTAFESSYALAKYGATHDMKADKNLWWDIKLKKWYSHPVVSTQDSRAFMDRQLASGLSVRGWLEASYYQLGADPGLSYMAAMGGWGILDYALNFSPQPNDWVQLGYASYLSSWSLMNTGRSDTNYGFWFPGKENDGAAGWQFMSAKHGNAWMGADVPRGPWHYDGEIDLGFAGALRMASTVLTHDPVFGWTAYGAELSEKGETFTIMPRDGLRQRFAAVLPDAKLPFAGVRRFKLEVDRDGFSATQPMITDRKFDKLLFTLDNRTQDAHSTLIRVSFPPGEHYELTQDGQKVSLKATGDWDYPWEAEVKMGTGASEINFFRSTQQ; this is encoded by the coding sequence ATGAATGCACGAAGGTCAGTCTTAGGCGCAGCATTCGTTCTGCTTCTGCTTGTCACCGTGGCGGATTCCTCCCAGGTGGCACAACACACGATCCAAAAGGGAGACATACGTTTTGCCTACGACGATCGTGGCGTTTCGGCCCTTGCGCACCCCAACGATCCTTATGGCGCAGCGGTAACAATCCCAGAACGTTACCTCGGCCTGACGGTCCGATACTCAGTCGGCGGTGGCGAATGGAAAGACCTGGACGTGCAGCACTTCCGTTCGGACGCTTCTCCCCAGGCCGGAGTCGTCAGGTACACGACCTTGCCGGGCACGCCCCTGAAAGTCGTGCAGACTTTCAAAACTGACGGAAAGGCGCTCGATTGGAACATCGATGTCCATGCGGTAGGCAACTCAGCCGTGCGGGTTGGGGATGTTGCGATTGAAGTTCCTGTAAAGCGTCCGTCGGGGGAAGAACCCAAGGAAATTTTTGAACGAGGATTCCTTGGTCACCAGTTCATCTCTGGTGACGGATCGTTTCTCTACTTTGTGCGGGCCTCCGGCGCACCACCGTTTCTGATCGTCACGCCGCATCCCGGCACCAGGCTTGAGTACTTCGACACCGCGCAGAGACGAACGCGCTACTACATTCATTCCGGCTTGAGTGGAGGAAATGAACAACGCGGCACTTGGCGACAAGCGCATACATTTCTGGAACTCCGGCCGTCTGGAGCGAAGAACAGCACGGCGCATTATGGCTTCCGCTTTCGCTGGGCGAAGAGTTACGATGAATTGCGTGAAATCCTCTACGACGAGGGCCTCTTCGACATTCGCGCTATGCCCGGGATGTCCATTCCTGAGGATCTGAGCGCGCGCATCTCTCTGCACACGAAAGCGCGAATTGAGTCCATCGAAGCAGAGTTTCCGCAGCAGACAAAGATTACGAGCTTAGGCGAGCGCCTGCCCGGACATCACCTGTATGAATTCAGCTTCAAGCGGCTCGGCGAAAACAAGCTAACGATTCATCACGATGGCGGGCGAAAGACCTACCTCGAATACTTCGTTACGGAACCGATCGAAACTCTCATAAAGAAGCGCAGCGCGTTTCTTATCGGGCGTCAGCAGATACGCGATGGTTCCAAGTGGTGGAACGGCGTATTTGCACCTTACGATATGAAAAACAAGGTCCTGCGCACACCTGAAGATCCGGACATCTTCAAAGGGCGCATGTCCTACGTGTTGACCTGCGATGATCCCGGCCTGAGCAAGGCTCCATATATCGCCGCGAAGAACGTTGCCTATCCCGACCAGGGTGAAATTGAAGCCCTTGAGTACTACCTGGAGCACTTCGTGTGGGGCAAGCTTCAGCGCACGGGCGAGGAAACCCCGTACCCGTATGGGGTTTACGGCACTCCCGACTGGTACACGAACCGAGATCCTGAGCGACGCGCGAAAATTAGCAAAACAAACCTGGACAAAGTTCACGTCTGGCGCTCGTACGACTACCCTCACATCGTGATGCTGTACTACCACATGTACGAGATCGCGAAAAAGTATCCGCACATGTCGAAGTATCTCGACGCGGCAGGATATCTCCAGCGGGCGTACCAGACCGCACGAGCTTTCTACACGTACCCTTACGAGCTGATGCCGGACTACTACGAGACATCCAAGTGGGGTCTCTACAACGAACTGATCGTGCTTAAGCTGGCCGCCGCGCTGGAACGTGAAGGGTTTTCAGGACAGGCCTCATGGTTAGGCTCGGAGTGGGAGAAGAAGGTCAAGTACTTCGTTTACGACGATCCTTATCCATTCCGCTCGGAATATGCTTTCGATCGCACGGCCTTCGAGTCCAGCTATGCGCTGGCAAAATACGGTGCGACGCACGACATGAAAGCTGACAAGAATCTCTGGTGGGATATCAAGCTGAAGAAGTGGTATTCGCATCCGGTTGTATCGACGCAGGATTCGCGTGCCTTCATGGATCGCCAACTTGCATCGGGGCTAAGCGTGAGGGGCTGGCTTGAGGCCTCTTACTATCAGCTCGGTGCAGACCCCGGATTGAGTTACATGGCCGCTATGGGTGGATGGGGAATTCTGGACTACGCCCTGAACTTCTCGCCCCAACCTAACGACTGGGTACAGCTCGGATACGCGTCATATCTCAGCTCGTGGAGCCTGATGAACACAGGCAGGTCCGACACAAACTACGGCTTCTGGTTTCCGGGCAAGGAGAACGACGGTGCCGCCGGTTGGCAGTTCATGTCCGCCAAGCACGGGAACGCCTGGATGGGTGCGGACGTTCCCCGCGGACCGTGGCATTACGACGGCGAAATTGATTTGGGCTTCGCCGGCGCACTACGTATGGCTTCTACCGTCCTGACTCACGACCCGGTCTTTGGCTGGACGGCTTACGGCGCGGAACTTTCCGAAAAAGGTGAGACGTTCACAATCATGCCGCGCGATGGCTTGCGTCAGCGGTTCGCGGCCGTTCTTCCCGATGCAAAGCTTCCATTTGCAGGGGTGCGACGTTTCAAACTTGAGGTTGACCGCGACGGCTTCAGCGCAACGCAACCGATGATTACGGACAGGAAATTCGACAAGCTGCTCTTTACTCTTGATAACAGGACTCAGGATGCGCATTCCACGCTCATTCGAGTTTCATTCCCTCCCGGTGAGCACTACGAACTGACACAGGATGGACAAAAGGTTTCGCTGAAGGCTACAGGGGATTGGGATTATCCATGGGAGGCCGAAGTAAAAATGGGCACTGGGGCTTCAGAAATCAATTTCTTCCGGAGCACTCAACAGTGA
- a CDS encoding DUF5695 domain-containing protein encodes MNKTVFSPAKTITKHVVIFLSAIIGLQTLVVAQDKPEAPPTPGPMLSQGIVDLDTPDFALKLVRSSQTLAALKPKADAAGFDFAPGDILIERSKDGYYHLGDLDLRVRKGTSGEWKSYSTAVARTPVTALPTSGNVLAAAALNPTLPPDFPLHVTRIWAVDGGKLALRFVLKNEGTEAVQVGALGIPMVFNNVINKRSLEQAHAACSFFDPYIGRDAGYLQVTRLNGHGPALVVVPDGQTPFEAYNPILNPRRGGSGSTPIFTDPTPRGMTFEGFFDWMVHSQAYAENEWKAAEQWNAPTMLTLAPGESKTYGIKFLVSESIRNIEKTLAANNRPVAVGVPGYVLPTDIDGRLFLQYGKDVKSLNVEPAGAVVISKEQPTAPGWKVFSVKGKTWGRSRLTITYADGLVQTIQYFVTKPHQQAVADMGNFLTTKQWFVDPKDPFHRSPSVMSYDREANRIVDQESRVWIAGLGDEGGSGSWLAAFMKQLGQPNKEEIDKLQLFVDEVLWGGLQFKDGQHPYGVRKSLFYYEPNEMPANYYRSDINWKSWTSWNKKASMSVERSFNYPHVAAAYWVFYRLARNNQGLVTNHPWDWYLHHAYETSMAMVKYGPYYARFGQMEGDIFVQILTDLKREGMNTEAGKLEADMKKRADRWKEEKFPFGSEMPWDSTGQEEVYAWTKYFGYEDKANVTLNAILGYDPTVPHWGYNGSARRFWDFLYGGKYSRIERQLHHYGSGMNAIPVLGEYREHPEDLYLLRVGYGGTMGAITNIDQEGFASAAFHSFPDMLKFDPLTGDYGPNFFGHAWNTATYVVHTPEFGWMSFGGNVKSEGKTIKVTPLDSFRTRVYIASAGLWLTLDSGKFDAIELDAVTGTVRVGLAPSTQFTHSAGLRVEQPGKAKSGYGPRGQFVMERDAYVVPLSQETTWVELNVKK; translated from the coding sequence ATGAACAAGACAGTGTTTTCGCCAGCGAAGACGATCACGAAGCACGTCGTCATATTTTTGAGCGCAATTATCGGTCTGCAAACGCTTGTCGTAGCCCAGGACAAGCCTGAGGCGCCACCCACTCCCGGCCCTATGCTCAGCCAGGGCATCGTCGACCTGGACACTCCTGACTTTGCTCTGAAACTCGTGCGCTCGTCGCAGACGCTCGCCGCGCTGAAGCCAAAGGCGGATGCCGCCGGCTTCGATTTCGCTCCGGGCGACATTCTCATTGAACGCTCGAAGGACGGCTACTATCACCTTGGTGATCTCGACCTGCGCGTTCGCAAAGGCACCTCAGGCGAATGGAAGAGCTATTCGACTGCGGTTGCACGCACTCCGGTTACGGCGCTTCCTACCTCGGGCAATGTCCTTGCTGCCGCCGCTTTGAACCCCACGCTGCCGCCGGATTTCCCGCTGCATGTTACCCGCATATGGGCGGTGGATGGCGGCAAACTCGCGCTGCGCTTCGTACTGAAGAACGAAGGCACGGAGGCGGTCCAGGTTGGCGCGCTCGGCATCCCGATGGTCTTCAATAACGTGATCAACAAACGCTCGCTGGAGCAGGCGCACGCCGCGTGTTCGTTCTTCGATCCATATATCGGACGTGATGCCGGCTACTTGCAGGTGACGCGGTTAAACGGACATGGCCCCGCGTTGGTGGTGGTGCCGGACGGGCAAACGCCCTTTGAGGCTTATAACCCAATTCTGAACCCAAGGCGCGGCGGCAGTGGATCCACTCCCATCTTTACAGACCCCACCCCTCGCGGCATGACCTTCGAAGGTTTTTTCGATTGGATGGTTCACAGCCAGGCATATGCCGAAAATGAGTGGAAGGCAGCCGAGCAGTGGAATGCCCCTACCATGCTGACGCTGGCCCCCGGCGAGTCAAAGACCTACGGAATCAAGTTTCTCGTTTCCGAATCGATCCGCAACATAGAAAAGACGCTGGCCGCAAATAACAGGCCCGTTGCCGTGGGAGTCCCCGGTTACGTGCTGCCCACGGACATCGACGGACGCCTGTTCCTGCAGTATGGGAAAGACGTGAAATCTCTCAACGTTGAGCCTGCGGGTGCGGTTGTTATCAGCAAGGAACAGCCGACGGCGCCTGGGTGGAAGGTTTTCAGTGTGAAGGGGAAAACCTGGGGACGCTCTCGCCTGACCATCACATACGCCGATGGCCTGGTACAGACGATCCAATACTTCGTCACCAAGCCGCATCAACAGGCCGTGGCTGACATGGGCAACTTCCTGACGACGAAGCAATGGTTTGTCGATCCCAAAGACCCCTTCCACCGCAGTCCTTCCGTGATGAGCTACGATCGCGAGGCGAACCGGATCGTCGATCAGGAAAGCCGTGTGTGGATTGCCGGCCTGGGCGATGAAGGCGGGTCTGGCTCGTGGCTGGCCGCATTCATGAAACAGTTGGGCCAGCCGAATAAGGAAGAGATCGACAAGCTGCAGCTATTCGTGGACGAAGTACTCTGGGGCGGGTTGCAGTTCAAAGACGGCCAGCACCCGTACGGCGTGCGCAAGAGTCTCTTCTACTACGAGCCCAACGAGATGCCCGCTAACTATTATCGGAGCGATATCAACTGGAAGTCGTGGACGAGTTGGAACAAGAAGGCGTCCATGTCAGTTGAGCGGTCGTTCAACTATCCGCACGTTGCGGCCGCGTATTGGGTCTTCTACCGCCTGGCCCGAAACAACCAGGGGCTCGTCACTAACCATCCTTGGGATTGGTATCTGCATCATGCGTACGAGACCTCGATGGCCATGGTCAAATATGGTCCCTACTACGCCAGGTTCGGCCAGATGGAAGGAGACATATTCGTTCAGATATTGACCGACCTCAAGCGTGAGGGCATGAACACCGAAGCGGGAAAACTCGAAGCCGACATGAAGAAGCGCGCCGACCGATGGAAGGAAGAAAAGTTCCCGTTCGGCAGTGAGATGCCATGGGACTCGACCGGACAGGAAGAAGTCTATGCGTGGACGAAATACTTCGGCTATGAAGACAAAGCAAACGTCACGCTGAACGCGATTCTCGGCTACGACCCGACCGTGCCACATTGGGGTTATAACGGGAGCGCACGCCGCTTCTGGGATTTTCTTTATGGCGGCAAGTACAGCCGGATTGAGCGCCAACTCCATCACTACGGTTCCGGAATGAACGCTATACCCGTGCTAGGCGAGTACCGTGAGCATCCAGAAGACCTCTACTTGCTGCGCGTTGGCTACGGCGGCACCATGGGCGCAATCACTAATATCGACCAGGAAGGTTTCGCGTCCGCGGCTTTTCATTCCTTCCCGGACATGCTCAAGTTCGACCCGCTGACTGGCGACTACGGTCCAAACTTCTTCGGCCACGCTTGGAACACAGCAACGTACGTTGTCCACACTCCGGAGTTCGGCTGGATGTCGTTTGGCGGCAATGTTAAGAGCGAGGGTAAAACTATTAAGGTCACCCCGCTGGACTCATTCCGCACGCGCGTCTACATAGCTTCCGCAGGATTGTGGTTGACACTCGACTCGGGAAAATTTGACGCCATCGAGTTGGATGCTGTGACCGGAACCGTGCGCGTTGGGCTCGCTCCTTCGACACAGTTCACACACTCAGCGGGCTTACGCGTGGAGCAACCCGGAAAGGCAAAGAGCGGCTACGGCCCGCGCGGACAGTTCGTGATGGAGCGCGACGCATATGTCGTCCCTTTGAGCCAAGAGACAACGTGGGTAGAACTTAACGTTAAGAAGTAA
- the asnB gene encoding asparagine synthase B produces the protein MCGILSILNIDPTRDDSAELRKRALAMAKKLRHRGPDWSGIYSHPRAILAHERLSIVDVEHGAQPLIDPRNCNTLSVNGEIYNHKRLRSALKDAHEFRTSSDCEVILYLYDEFHPMEFLNRMNGIFAFVLYDPRRNDFLIARDPIGVVPLYLGWDRHEHLYVSSEMKALAGVCERISEFPPGHYLLGSEPEKGFQRYYRPAWADAAAYPTNDYDPAQLRSALESAVHRQLMCDVPYGVLLSGGVDSSIIAAIAAKYSANRVEEEDKSPAWWPRLHSFAIGLEDAPDLIPARKVAEHIGSVHHEIHFTVQEGLDALSDVIYHTETFDITTIRASTPMYLLMRKIRAMGIKMVLSGEGSDEVFGGYLYFHKAPDGRELHDETIRKLNKLHLYDCARANKSSAAWGVEARVPFLDREFLDVAMTLAPEIKLPRNARHPSAIEKWPLRKAFEGYIPEEILWRQKEQFSDGVGYGWIDALKAAAEKEITDNMMRGAAERFPLKSPETKEAYLYRQIFEQHFPSATAVNCVPWERSVACSTETALKWDKALQGIVDPSGRAVAGVHTEAYADQHHTASLSS, from the coding sequence ATGTGCGGCATTCTCTCCATACTCAATATTGATCCCACTCGCGACGACAGCGCCGAGTTACGCAAGCGAGCTTTGGCGATGGCCAAGAAGCTTCGGCACCGCGGCCCTGACTGGAGCGGCATCTATAGTCATCCGCGCGCGATTCTCGCCCACGAACGCCTCTCCATCGTCGATGTTGAACATGGGGCGCAACCATTGATCGACCCGCGAAACTGCAACACTCTTTCCGTGAACGGAGAGATTTACAACCACAAGCGCCTCCGAAGCGCGCTAAAGGACGCGCACGAGTTCCGTACTTCATCCGACTGTGAGGTCATCCTCTACCTCTACGACGAGTTTCATCCGATGGAGTTTCTCAACCGCATGAACGGCATCTTTGCGTTCGTGCTCTACGATCCGCGCCGGAACGACTTCCTCATTGCGCGCGACCCGATCGGAGTCGTCCCGCTTTACCTCGGATGGGACCGCCACGAGCACCTCTATGTCTCATCCGAGATGAAGGCGCTTGCCGGCGTCTGCGAACGCATAAGCGAGTTCCCGCCTGGACACTACTTGCTCGGCAGCGAGCCGGAGAAGGGGTTCCAGAGGTACTATCGTCCGGCGTGGGCCGACGCTGCGGCTTATCCTACAAATGACTACGATCCCGCGCAGTTGCGTTCTGCGCTCGAGAGTGCGGTGCATCGGCAACTGATGTGCGACGTCCCGTATGGCGTGCTGCTCTCCGGCGGCGTGGATTCGTCCATCATCGCCGCGATTGCAGCCAAGTACAGCGCCAACCGCGTCGAGGAAGAGGACAAGAGTCCCGCATGGTGGCCGCGCCTGCACTCGTTTGCCATTGGTCTTGAAGATGCACCCGATCTCATCCCGGCGCGCAAAGTCGCTGAGCATATCGGCTCCGTTCACCATGAAATTCACTTCACGGTGCAAGAAGGTCTCGACGCGCTCTCCGACGTGATCTATCACACGGAGACCTTCGACATCACGACGATCCGCGCCTCCACTCCGATGTATCTGCTCATGCGCAAGATTCGTGCCATGGGCATCAAAATGGTTCTCTCCGGCGAAGGCTCTGACGAGGTGTTCGGCGGATATCTCTACTTCCATAAGGCGCCGGATGGCCGCGAATTGCACGACGAAACCATTCGCAAGCTGAACAAGCTCCATCTCTACGACTGCGCTCGCGCCAATAAATCAAGCGCCGCGTGGGGAGTTGAGGCGCGCGTTCCATTCCTGGATCGTGAATTCCTCGATGTCGCGATGACACTCGCTCCGGAGATCAAGCTGCCGAGGAATGCACGTCACCCATCAGCGATCGAGAAGTGGCCGCTTCGCAAGGCGTTTGAGGGCTATATCCCCGAGGAGATTCTGTGGCGGCAGAAGGAGCAGTTCTCCGACGGAGTTGGGTACGGCTGGATCGACGCGTTGAAGGCCGCTGCCGAAAAAGAAATCACCGACAACATGATGCGTGGAGCGGCAGAGCGCTTTCCGTTGAAGTCTCCTGAGACAAAAGAGGCGTACCTCTATCGGCAAATCTTCGAACAGCACTTCCCCTCCGCAACTGCGGTCAACTGCGTTCCGTGGGAACGCAGCGTTGCATGCAGTACCGAGACCGCGTTGAAGTGGGACAAGGCTCTGCAAGGGATAGTCGATCCTTCAGGACGGGCCGTAGCGGGAGTGCATACGGAGGCCTACGCAGACCAGCACCACACAGCTAGCCTGTCTTCCTGA
- a CDS encoding L-serine ammonia-lyase, iron-sulfur-dependent, subunit alpha: MNLEFLFHQILKPALGCTEPVAVALAASAAVQASAGWTPNSKVLPLPTVKEADVSAIRMRVSRNIFKNAFAILIPNAEGRKGIVMSAALGVFCDPRQGMGLFQNLDAELIRSADALVRSNRVQVSISEEAPSDLFIEVEVELKGGRGECTIRDEHSNITCLKRNGAAIHGCDTIATGIARYSPEVKALKGMNLSELMALVEDLPAGVLSLLRETIEKNVTACKAGLTSPMGIGAGFFGTSGGAPVSVSQYVSSLTAAGSDARMAGYPVEIMTSCGSGNQGIVATIPVVAYARMHLLDEQRLLKALALSHLLTMYITTYVGYLSGLCGVAIKAGTGAACGLTYVMGGGVEDVERAIKIMAATLTGMICDGAKVGCALKVSSAADMAVRAASLAMRKAEVPDDNGIVANTAEQTIENLAQLSRSMDVVDLKLIEIMLAKIPQ; this comes from the coding sequence ATGAATCTCGAATTTCTGTTCCACCAAATCCTCAAGCCGGCCTTGGGATGCACCGAGCCGGTTGCGGTGGCACTGGCGGCTTCGGCAGCGGTGCAGGCTTCCGCCGGATGGACGCCGAACTCAAAGGTGCTCCCGTTGCCGACGGTGAAGGAAGCAGATGTGAGCGCGATTCGGATGCGCGTGAGTCGAAACATATTCAAGAATGCGTTCGCCATCTTGATTCCGAATGCCGAAGGCCGCAAAGGCATCGTTATGTCTGCGGCGCTGGGCGTCTTCTGCGATCCGCGACAAGGCATGGGCCTGTTTCAGAACCTCGATGCCGAACTTATCCGCTCTGCCGATGCCCTGGTCCGCTCGAACAGAGTACAGGTCTCCATCTCCGAGGAGGCTCCCTCGGATCTGTTTATCGAGGTTGAAGTGGAGTTGAAGGGTGGGAGAGGCGAGTGCACGATTCGGGATGAACACTCGAACATCACTTGCCTGAAGCGGAATGGCGCCGCCATCCATGGTTGCGACACTATAGCAACAGGAATTGCCCGGTATTCTCCAGAGGTGAAAGCGCTCAAGGGCATGAACTTATCTGAGTTGATGGCTCTCGTAGAAGATCTGCCCGCAGGCGTGCTGTCGTTGCTCCGCGAAACGATAGAGAAGAATGTGACCGCGTGCAAGGCAGGACTTACGAGTCCGATGGGAATCGGCGCTGGATTTTTCGGTACATCGGGCGGCGCGCCCGTGAGTGTTTCGCAGTACGTGTCGAGTTTAACGGCGGCCGGCAGCGACGCGCGTATGGCCGGTTATCCGGTGGAGATCATGACCTCATGCGGGTCGGGCAACCAGGGCATCGTCGCGACGATTCCCGTCGTGGCCTACGCTCGCATGCACTTGCTCGATGAGCAACGCTTGCTGAAGGCGCTTGCGCTTTCTCACCTTTTGACGATGTACATCACGACTTACGTCGGCTATCTCTCCGGGTTATGTGGCGTAGCGATTAAGGCAGGTACTGGCGCGGCGTGTGGATTGACGTACGTGATGGGCGGAGGCGTTGAAGATGTGGAGCGGGCCATCAAAATCATGGCCGCGACGCTCACGGGAATGATCTGCGACGGTGCCAAGGTCGGTTGCGCGCTCAAGGTGAGCAGCGCCGCCGACATGGCCGTACGCGCGGCGTCGCTGGCGATGCGCAAGGCTGAGGTTCCGGACGACAACGGTATCGTTGCGAACACGGCAGAGCAAACGATCGAGAATCTTGCACAGCTTAGCCGATCTATGGACGTAGTCGATTTGAAGCTGATCGAAATCATGCTGGCGAAGATCCCTCAGTAG